A region from the Mucilaginibacter sp. CSA2-8R genome encodes:
- a CDS encoding MOSC N-terminal beta barrel domain-containing protein — translation MAIFASHQQTHMPHISRLFIYPIKSLGGIVLPGAQVTTRGLQHDRRWVLVDPNNRFMSQRTTPPMALFALQLTGEGIVVTHTPTQDVFIVPFTPQTQEQLTVTIWDDTCTGIRVSDAADAWFSRKLDLHCRLVYMDDASLRPVDPRYAKPEQITSFADAYPMLLIGEASLMDLNSRLTDPVGFDRFRPNIVISGTGPYHEDEMAHFSIGDIHFYGVKPCARCVMVGVNQQTAEVNAEPLKTLSGYRRFGKKVYLGQNLVHEGVGTISVGDELQVINLDKELLSKVSAPK, via the coding sequence TTGGCTATATTTGCCAGCCATCAGCAAACGCATATGCCACACATCAGCCGGTTGTTTATTTATCCTATTAAATCGTTAGGCGGTATTGTACTGCCCGGGGCTCAGGTAACCACACGCGGCTTGCAGCACGACAGGCGCTGGGTACTGGTAGATCCTAACAACCGCTTCATGTCGCAGCGTACTACGCCGCCAATGGCGCTGTTTGCATTACAGCTGACCGGCGAGGGGATAGTGGTAACGCATACTCCAACACAGGACGTGTTTATAGTTCCGTTTACACCACAAACGCAGGAACAGCTAACCGTAACCATTTGGGACGATACCTGTACCGGCATACGGGTGAGCGATGCTGCCGATGCCTGGTTTAGCCGAAAGCTGGACCTACACTGCCGCCTGGTTTACATGGACGATGCCAGCCTGCGCCCGGTAGATCCGCGTTACGCCAAGCCTGAGCAAATTACCTCGTTTGCTGATGCTTATCCCATGCTGCTCATTGGCGAGGCCTCACTGATGGATTTAAACAGCCGCTTAACTGATCCGGTCGGTTTCGACCGTTTCCGGCCCAACATAGTCATCAGCGGTACCGGGCCATATCACGAAGATGAGATGGCGCATTTTTCCATAGGCGATATCCATTTTTATGGCGTAAAACCTTGTGCCCGCTGCGTTATGGTAGGAGTTAACCAGCAAACGGCCGAGGTAAATGCCGAGCCCTTAAAAACGCTAAGTGGTTACCGCCGGTTTGGTAAAAAGGTTTATCTGGGCCAAAATCTTGTGCACGAGGGGGTGGGTACCATTAGCGTGGGCGATGAGTTGCAGGTCATCAACCTGGACAAGGAGTTGTTGAGCAAGGTATCTGCTCCAAAATAG
- a CDS encoding site-specific integrase, which yields MVTYKILLDTRRPKTDGTYPVQIRITFNRQSSTSNTGVFITSDAWSKDHSKVLPVHPNAQLLNKKITEAYLKVQKTVLEIDNNFSFDELKDRLNDNYKATKVITTRLFADYAQQLIDELIASNKAGNALVYQVAVKRFNNFTNNTKLRFTDINYALLESYKRRLMKDGVRQNTISNYFRTLRAIYNKAVKAKLVDKSHYPFLDIPIKTERTTKRALNAVSLQKFFKHDVKPNSPRWHAHNYFTISFCLIGASFIDLAYLTNENIKNGRIIYRRRKTGQQLTIKLHPKAQEILSYYKRANEKYLLPILPPDIIEDGMRAKYIIMQAIKQTNKHLKNIATDCGVNDEVTTYVARHSWATTAKRLGYSIELISEALGHEHGNKITNIYLDAFDQDIIDAANNRIIQLLE from the coding sequence ATGGTTACTTACAAAATTCTTCTTGATACAAGAAGACCTAAAACTGACGGTACCTATCCCGTTCAAATCAGAATTACTTTTAACCGACAAAGCAGCACATCAAACACGGGAGTGTTTATTACATCAGACGCATGGAGCAAAGATCATAGTAAAGTCTTACCTGTCCACCCCAATGCTCAACTTTTAAATAAAAAAATTACGGAGGCATACCTTAAGGTTCAGAAGACTGTATTAGAGATTGACAACAACTTTTCCTTTGATGAATTAAAAGACCGCTTAAATGATAATTATAAAGCTACAAAGGTTATTACTACACGGCTGTTTGCAGATTATGCACAACAGCTCATCGACGAACTTATCGCTTCCAACAAAGCTGGAAACGCCTTAGTATACCAAGTAGCTGTTAAACGTTTTAACAATTTCACCAACAATACAAAGCTTCGTTTTACGGATATCAATTATGCTCTACTGGAAAGCTACAAACGCCGACTGATGAAGGACGGTGTCAGGCAAAACACAATAAGTAATTACTTCAGAACACTCAGAGCAATATATAACAAAGCGGTAAAGGCAAAACTAGTTGATAAATCCCATTATCCGTTCTTAGATATACCGATCAAGACTGAACGTACGACAAAAAGGGCTCTTAATGCTGTTAGCTTGCAAAAGTTTTTCAAACATGACGTTAAACCGAATTCACCTCGATGGCATGCACACAATTATTTTACAATCAGCTTTTGTCTCATTGGAGCTTCATTTATTGATTTAGCGTATCTTACGAATGAAAACATTAAAAATGGCAGGATAATATATCGAAGAAGAAAAACCGGACAACAACTAACTATTAAGCTTCACCCAAAGGCACAGGAAATCTTGTCTTATTATAAAAGGGCTAATGAAAAGTATTTATTACCCATACTGCCTCCTGACATAATTGAGGACGGCATGAGAGCAAAATACATTATCATGCAGGCAATTAAACAGACAAATAAACACTTAAAAAATATTGCTACTGACTGTGGAGTTAATGATGAGGTGACTACTTACGTAGCAAGACATAGTTGGGCCACAACTGCCAAACGTTTAGGTTATTCAATTGAATTGATTTCTGAAGCATTAGGCCATGAGCATGGTAACAAAATTACAAATATCTACCTAGATGCCTTTGACCAAGATATTATTGATGCTGCAAACAATCGTATAATACAGTTACTTGAATAA